The DNA window TCTCGTTGGTCGAGCCAAAGCGGTTTTTGACTGCCCGCAGAATCCGGAACGAGCTGGCCCGCTCGCCCTCGAAATACAGCACGGTATCCACCAGATGCTCCAGCACCCGGGGGCCGGCGATGTTGCCGTCTTTGGTGACGTGGCCGATGATAAACAGGGCTGTGCCCGTGCTCTTGGCCATGCGCGCCAGCGCCGCGGCACACTCCCGCACCTGGCTGACGCTGCCCGCCGCGGAGGTGATCTCCTCGTGGTAGATAGTCTGGATGGAATCGATGATGAGAAAATCCGGCTTTTCCTGATGGATGGTGGCCAGGATGACCGAGAGATTGGTCTCGGCCAAAAACTTCACCGGGGAGTTCAGCCCCAGCCGCTCTGCGCGCATGGCCACCTGCTCGCCGGATTCCTCGCCCGAGATATAGAGCACGCTGGCCTCCTGGGCCAGCCGATCCGCCATCTGCAGAAACAGCGTGGATTTGCCGATGCCTGGCTCGCCCCCGGCCAGCACAACGCTGCCCGCCACGATGCCGCCGCCCAGCACGCGGTCCAGCTCGCCGATGCCGGTTTTTCTTCTGGGCGCTTTTGTGCCCGCGATTTCCCGCAGCTGCACGGATTTGCCCGGCGCGGCTCCGGATGCGCCCGAACCCATGGCGCTGCGGTGCGCCGGAGCGGCCTCTGCCGGAAGGTGCTCCTCCAGCGTGTTCCAGCTGCCGCAGTTCGGGCATTTGCCCATCCACTTGGCGCACTCATAGCCGCATTGCGTGCACTGATAAAAGCTTCTTTGCTTTGCCATTACTTCACCTTCGCATATTTGACGACGTCCACATCCCCTGCGCTGGTCACATCGTACCAGCAGACCTCGCCGCCGCTGGCGCTGGCCAGCATACCCCGGGAGATGGAGGTGTTGAGCTGGGCGGTTTTGCCCGTCTCGAAATCGTAGAGATAGAGATTGCCGTCTTTGGTATAGCACAGATAGCCGTCGCCCATGCGGTAGTTGACCACCTCTTCGGCGATGAGCAGCGGCGCTTCGCCGTTCTCGCTCAGATAGATATCGTCTGCCGGGCCGGTGGCCGAAGAGAGAAAGGCGGTATAGCGGCCGGAGGTTTTGGGCGCATAGATATAGCGGCCCCACTCGTAGGTGTGCTCCTGGCCCGTCTCGACGGAGAGCAGGGTTACCCGGCTCTTCAGCAGGTCTCCCTCGGTATAGGAGACAGCGTACGTCAAGATGCCGTCTTGAATATGCACAGCGCCGGAGGTTTCGGGCACGCTTTCAAACACTTTTACCGTTACGCCCTCCCGGGCCTGCAGATCGTAGAGATAGAGGCGGTCTGTCTCCTGGCCGGCCTGCTGCAAAAAGGCCAGGTAGTGCCCATCCAGGCTGAGCTGGGGCAGCGCGAAAACATAATCCTTAACGGCGAAAAACTCGCCCTTCTGCCTGTCGTAGGCGCAGACGCGCCCGCCGCCCCGGGGCGAAGAATCCACCCAGACGATATACTGATCGCTCATTTGCAGCCAGGCGATATTCTCGTATTTGACGGGCACGCTGATCTCCTCGCTGGCGCCCTGCTCTGTGTGATAGATCACCAGGCGGTTATACAGCACAGTGCCGCTGGCGGTGGAAGTCGAGGAAAAGACGATGTCGCCGCCAAACAGGAAGGGGTCGTTGATGGTGTTGTAGCGGATGGCGGCCTCCTTTTGCAGATTGCTCCAATCCTCCGCGCCCTCCGAGCCGACCCCCAAAGCCGGGTCTACAAAGGGCTTGGGATCCACGCTTTCCGGAATTTTCTCCTGCTGGCGCGGGCGGTGGACGGCGAAATAATAGACCGCCCCGGCAATCAAAAGAAGCGCAGCGCAAAGCAGGGCAATTTTCAGGCCCATATGGTCCTTCTGCCCCTGCATGCTGATATGCCCTTTTTTGCTCCAACCCGAGCGAAACCGCTTCATACGCGCTCCTTAATTTGGCTTTTGCTTTGTCATCAGGCAGGTCGCCGAGGCGGCGCAGGCCAGCCCCCCGCCCACGGCATCGAACTGCTCGGCCGTCTTTGCCTTGACGGAAATGCTGCGCTGTTCTGCCCCCAGCGCCTTGGCCAGGCGGTGGATGATCTTCCTCTTATAGGGAGAGAGCTTGGGCTTTTCCAGGAAAACCGTGGTATCCAGGTTGACCAGCGCATAGCCCTCGGCCTGCAGCATGGCCCAGACCTGCTCCAGCAGCTTCATGCTGTCTGCGCCCCGGTAGGCCGGGTCTGTATCCGGGAAAAACTCGCCGATATCCCGCTGGCCGGCCGCGCCCAGCAGGGCATCGATGACGGCATGGGCCAGCACATCCGCATCCGAATGGCCGTCCAGGCCGAGGCTGCTCTCGATGCGCACGCCGGCCAGCAGAAACGGCCTGCCCTCCTTTAGCGCATGGATATCATAGCCCTGGCCGATGCGCAGATCCCGCACGCCCAGCACTTCCTGCGTCCCCCGGACGATATCCTTGGGGTGCGTCAGCTTGAAATTGTTGCCGCCGGATACCACCAGCCGCGGATGCAGGCCCAGCCGCTCCACCAGAGAGGAGTCGTCCGTCCCCAGAAAGCCGTCTTCCCGAGCCTTTTCATAGGCCAGCTTCAAAATCTCCCGGGGGAAGACCTGCGGCGTCTCGACCAGCACCAGCCGGTTGCGGTCCAGCGTGCGTAAAAAGCAGCCCTCGGCATCCGCCAGCTTGACGGTATCCGTGCACCAGCAGCCGGCCACGCCGCTGCCATGCTGGACGCAGCTGCGCACACAGTTTTCGATGAGCTCAGGCGTGGTAAAGCACCGGGCGCCATCCAGCACCGCCAGAATATCGCAATCCGAAGAGGCGGCCAAAATGCCGCTATAGGCCGAATCCTGGCGCGTCGCCCCGCCGGAAGCCAGGATGACTTCCCCCTCCGGGAAGATGGCATCCGCGATTTCCCGCATCTGCTCGCGCTCGCTATCCTTGCAGACCAGCACCACCTCATCCAGGCAAGTTGCCTCCCGGCAGCTTTGCAGTGTCAGCTCCAGCGGCGTTTTATTCGCCAGGCTCAGCAGCATCTTGTTCTTATCCGCGCCAATGCGCGTCCCCCGGCCCGCGGCCAGCACAATTCCCGCCACCTTCATTCGATCACCTCATACATGCGCTCGGCGTCTTCCTTTTTAGTGGATTCCCTTAGCTCTTTGACGCGCACTTTGAGCGGCCGGGCGCCAAAGCCGATGGTTACTTCATCGCCGACTTTGAGCCGATAGCCCGGCTTGACCTCTTTTCCGTTCACGCTAATGCGCCCGCCATCCGCCGCAGAGGCCGCAACCGTGCGCCGCTTGATGATCCGGGAGACTTTCAGAAATTTATCTACTCTCAAAACAGTCCATCCTTTTTTTGCTTTTGCCCGCCGCAGCTTCCATTTGCGGGGGGCAGCTTCCAACCTGATTATAAACAAAACGCGCCCATCTGGCAAATCCATGGCGAATTTTGCGGCATAGTTTTACACCCTGTTCATATTTGCCCTGCCCCAGGCGCAAAAGCGCAGCAAAAAGGCCCGCGGGAAGCGGGCCTTTGCACAAAACTAGTTGTTATTTTACAGCGTCTTTGAAAGCTTTTCCTGCTTTGAAAGCGGGAACTGTGCATGCAGCGATCTCGATGGGTGCTTTGGTCAGCGGGTTGATGCCCTTTCTGGCGGCGCGCTCTCTGGATTCGAAGGTGCCGAAGCCGACGATCTGGACTTTCTCGCCCTTGCCGATCTCCTCGACGATGGTTTCGGTCATGGCGACCAGAGCCTTCTCTGCATCTTTCTTGGAAAGATCTGCCTTTGCTGCGATTGCTGCAATCAATTCTGTTTTATTCAACGTAGTTCTCCTCCTTTTAAATTGACGAGTTCTTTTCTGCGCCGCCCCCTGGGGACAAGCGTCATGAAGATTATACACGGCTTTTTGCCCTAATACAAGCCTTTTTCAGCTTTTTTTACACATTTTAGCGCGCTCCCAGAGGGCATCCTGTCCCGAAAGCGGCATTTTTGCCAGATCCAGGCCCTGCTTTTTGGCAAGAATTTCCATTTTTGCCATGCGATCCGTGAATTTGCGGCAGGCGGCCAGCAGAGCGGGCTCGGCCTCGATGCCCAGCTTGCGCAGCAGATTGACGGCGGAAAAGAGCAGATCTCCCGCCTCCTCTTGGGCATCGCCCGCGCCATCAAGCGCCGCGCAAAGCTCCTGCGCCTCCTCGCGCACTTTTTCCAGCGCGCCCTGGTAATCCGGCCAGTCGAAGCCGATTTGCGCGGCCTTTTTCTGGATCTTCTGGGCCCGGATGAGGGCGGGCATGCCGGCCGGGACATCCGCCAGGCTTTGGGCCAGGGATTTCTGCGCTTTTTCCCGGCGCTTGATGGCTTCCCAGTTCTGCATGACCTGCGCGGAGTCTTTTGCCACGGCATCCCCGAAAATATGGGGATGGCGCCGGATCATCTTGCGGCAGATGCCGTCTGCCACATCCAGCGCATCGAACTGCCCATGCTCGCCGGCGATGGCCGCGTGCATGACGACTTGCAGCAGCACATCCCCCAGCTCATCCGCCAGGGCGAATTCATCCCCGGCATCGATGGCCTCCAGCACTTCGTAGCACTCCTCGATGAGGCAGGTGCGCAGGCTCTGGTGCGTCTGCTCCCGATCCCAGGGGCAGCCGCCCGGCGCGCGCAGACGGGCGATGACGGCCAGCAGATCCGAAAAATCGTAGCAGGCTTTCTGCTCAAAAACCGGCTTATCCAGCACCAGGGCCGTGCTGTAATCGAAATCCGGGAAGGAGGGGAAATCCCGGAGCGGCAGATCCACCCGCCGCCCCATATGCACCAGATGGCAGGGGGCATCGGCCGGATAGAACCGGGAGAGCGCCGAGAACAGCTCCGCCGCCAGGTAGGGGTTATCCAGCTCGGTCAGCACAAGGCTGCTGCCCCCCGTAAAGCCGCTTTGCCCGAACTCGGACGCCGGGCAGCAGAGCACCGCGCCGGGACTGCACGCGCCGGCGCAGAGGGCCAGCGCGGCCTGCTCAAAGCCCATGCCCGGCACAATTTCCCCGGCCAGCCCTTCGGCCGCCAGCGCCGCGGCCAGCTTATGCTGGGAAAGCTCCCCCATCAGGCAGAGCGCCGCATCCGGCATTTTGCGCAGATGCGCCAGCGCCAGAGCTACCAGCTCCTCGAAATCCTCGGCCTGCTCATAGAAGGCGTCCAGCGTCTCAAAGCGGATGCCCTGCTCGCGGAGCCAGCCCGCCAGCGGGATGCGGCCCGTCTGCAAGACGAGCTGCCCTGCGGCCCTCATTTGCTCCCATGCTCCAAGCGAGAGGCTCTCCGCCGCCCCAATTCCAATTCCGATGAGTTTCATGCTATCTCTCCTATTCCTTCCGGGCTGGCCTCGCGCCCAGCCGCGCGGCGCCTAAAAACGGGCATTCCCTGCCAAAGTCTTCTGTTTTGCTCTGTGCGGGGCGGCTTGGCAGGAAGCCCCAGTGCCTGATTTCAACCGCTCCAAGCCCCGCACGCAAGCGGCTGTTTGCGCCGCTCTTGCCGCATTTTCGGCGGCCTGCAAGAGGAAATTCCCACTCCAAGCCGCGCCATTGTGCCATTTTTCCAGCGTCTGCCGCGCTTTGGGCAGGCAATTTGGCAGGACAGCTGGCCGCGTCCGCCGTTTGCAGACTATCGCAGTCCCTTGCCGCACTTTCGCGGGGCAAGCGCGCGGCCTGGGCGCATACTTCCAGTTAGGCGCAAATGCTCCGCCTGCCGTTTTTTGCGGTTTTCCATCCGCCAAATTGTTTTCTCTATTATACTACGCCCGGGCCTGCCCCCACAAGGGCGCAAAAAAGAGGGCCCGCGCCCGGCGGCGCTGCCCTCTCTTATCGGCAGAGGCCTAATAATCCTCCTGCTCCTCTTCCTCGCCCTCGTGAATATCGCTCTTGGGCTTTTCCAGGCCCTGGATTTTGATGCCCTTCTTCTGGGCATAATCCCAAAGGGCGGCATGGATGGCCTCCTCGGCCAGCAGAGAGCAATGCACCTTGACGGGCGGCAGGCCGTCCAGCGCTTCCATGACGGCGGCGTTGGTGATTTTCAGCGCATCCTCTATGCTCTTGCCCTTGACCAGCTCTGTCGCCATGCTGCTGGTGGCCACGGCGGCGCCGCAGCCGAAGGTTTTGAATTTGACATCCCGGATGATGCCGGCGTCGTCGATATCCAGAAAAATGCGCATGATATCGCCGCACTTGGCGTTGCCCACCGTGCCCACGCCGCTGGCGTTCTCAATCTCTCCCATATTCCTCGGATGCTGGAAATGATCCATCACTTTTTCGCTGTATGCAGACATTTGTCTCTCCTCCTATTTCGCGTTCTTCTTGACAAAATCCTCATAGAGGGGCGACATGGCCCGAAGCTGCTCTATGATGCGCGCGGTGTTTTCCACGACGTAGTCCATCTGCTCTTTGGTGTTTTGCTCGTTCAGCGTCAGCCGCAGAGAGCCATGGGCGATTTCATGCGGCAGGCCGATGGCCAGCAGGACGTGCGAAGGGTCCAGCGAGCCGGACGTGCAGGCCGAGCCCGAAGAGCCGCAGATGCCCGCCATATCCAGCATCATCAGCAGGCTTTCGCCCTCCACAAACCGGAAGCAGAAGTTGGCGTTGCCCGGAAGACGATCCGCCGGGTGCCCGTTCAGCCGGCTATAGGGGACTCTCTCCAGCATAGCTTTGATGAGATAGTCCCGGAGCTCCCGCTCTTTTGCCGTGCGCTCCGGCATGGTTTTCAGCGCGATTTCCGCCGCCTTGCCCAGCCCTACGATACCCGGGACGTTTTCCGTGCCCGCCCGGCGCTTGCGCTCCTGGGCGCCGCCATGCACGAACGAACGCAGTTTCAGCCCCCTTCGGATATACAGAAAGCCGATGCCCTTGGGGCCGTTCAGCTTATGGCCGCTGGCCGAGAGCATATCGATGCACATCGCATCCACGTCGATGGGGATTTGCCCATAGGCCTGGACGGCATCCGTATGGAAGAGCACGCCCGCCTCCCGGGCGATTTTGCCGATTTCGGCCACGGGCTCTATCGTGCCGATTTCGTTGTTGGCAAACATGATGCTGATGAGGATGGTATCCGGCCGGATGGCGGCCTTCAGCTCGTCCAGCGAAATTTTGCCGTATTCATCCACGTCGAGATACGTTACCTCGAAGCCATGCTGCTCCAGGTACTGGCAGGTATGCAGCACGGCGTGATGCTCGATTTTGCTCGTGATGATATGCTTTCCCTTTTTGGCATACGCCTCGGCCGCGGCCTTGATGGCCCAGTTATCCGATTCACTGCCGCCGGCCGTGAAGTAGATTTCCTCCGGCTTTGCCCCCAGCGAGCCCGCGATGACTTCCCTTGCATGATCGACTGCCGCATGGCTCTCCTGCCCCAGGCTGTAGATGGTCGAGGGGTTGCCATAGTGCTGTGTGAAATACGGGAGCATCGCCTCCACCACTTCCGGGCGGGTTGCCGTCGTCGCGGCGTTATCTAAATAGATGACTTCCTGCATAGCTATTCTCCTTTTCCGCTCTCGCAAAAGCGCTTTGCGCCCTGCGCGCAGTTTCCTTCTTTTAAAAGCTCGGCGAGGAAAATCTCGTCGACCGTCTGGTTGATGCTCTTCGTGATGCGCTGCCAGACGTATTTGGTCACGCAGGTCTCTTCCGCGGCGCAGGGCTGCCCTTCGCCCATCAGAGCCGAGCATTCCACCAGGTTTAAATCTCCCTCCAGCGCCCGCAGGATTTCTCCCACCGAGATTTGCTCAGGCGCTCTGGCCAGGCGGTAGCCCCCGCCCGCGCCCCGGACGCTCTCGATGATGCCCGCTTTGCGCAGCAGGCTCATGAGCTGCTCCAGATAGCTTTCCGAGAGGTTTTGCCGCTGGGCGATGCTGCTGATGCAGACTGCGCCGCTCTGGCTGTTGGCCGCCAGATCCACGATGGCTCGCAGGCCGTATCTGCCTTTTGTCGATAGTTTCAAACTGCACACGCCTCCAATTCCCAGCAATTTACTCGGGTATATCATAGTACGGATTTGCCCGGATGTCAATAATCTTGACAAAAATACTAGGGATTATACTCCCGATTGGCAGCGCGGCGCAAATTGGCAGTGCGGGCGGTTAAGGTCAAGGGCATTTCGTGAACATGGGGTTTCACCCCATACCCCGTTAAAAAAGCCTCACAGGGATTCCAAAAACGCTTCTCCGCCGGGCTTGTCCAAAAAATCGGCGGTTTAGGTCAAGGGCGCTTGGTAAACATGGGGTTTCACCCCATACCCCACAATTTTTAATATTAAATAAATAGAAAAATACTATTATTTGGTCTTGACATTCCAAAATAGAAACAGGCCGGCGATAAACATATGCCAGCCTGTTTCTATGATTCAGTATGGGGGCCTACCCCCATGTTTACCCATTGCCCTTGACCTTATCTTTCATTCACAGCCGCCTTAAGCCTTCTCCCGCCTGCCCCGCTTTGGCCGGAACATGAAATAACAGCAAAGGCCGTAAACCAGAATTGCGGCCAGGGCAGCAGCCAGCAGGGCAGGCGTGTTGCCCCGGTGCGAAAGCGCGGCGTAAACCTGCCAGGCGACGGCCGCCATAAACGCCGTGGCCAGCGCCGGCTTCGCCGCAACATCCCCAAACGCGAAGCTGGCCCCCGAAAACTTCATGACGCAATACACGCTGAGCAGGGCGCAGATGGCATAGCAGGCCACCGTCCCGATGGCGGCGCCGGCGATATTCAGGGCCGGAATGGCCAAAAGCGGCAGGCCGATGGCAACTTTGACCACAGTTCCGCAGAGAATATTGAGCACGGGCAGCCCCGGCCGCCCCATGCCCTGGAGCACCCCCGTCTGCACCTGCATAATCAGGAGGAACAGCGCGCCCGGCGCCATCAGCCGCAGCAGCTCTGCCGCCTGGACCAGCTCCTGGCCTTGCAGGCTGCGGTACATCAGCTGCAAAATCGGCTGGGCGAAGAGGTATAAAATTGCCATGGCGGGCAAGCCCAGCGCCATGGAAAGCCGCATGCCAAGGGAGATTTGCCGGTGCGCCGCGGCCTTGCGGCCATGGATGCGGGCGGCCGTGATGGCGGGCAACAGGCTGGTGGAGATGGCCCCGGAAAAGACCGAGCAAAGCCCCACCACCGGCGAGACAAACCCGCTGTAGAGGCCGTAGAGCGAGGTCGCCTGGTCTGCCGTGAACCCGGCGGCGCGCAGCTGGGGCAGGGCGCAGAGCGAATCCACCCCGGCCACCAGCGAGACGGCCAGGGCGCCCACCGTCGTGGGCAGGGCGATGCGCAGCAGTTTTTCCAAAATCGGCCGGGCGGGCCAGCGCTGTTTATCGCGCACATAGCGCACGCCTTTTTTGCGGTGATACGCCCACATGACGGCCAGGCAGGCGACTTCCGAGACGGCCATGCCTATCGTCGCTCCGGCGGCGCTGTAAGCCGTGCCCATCGGGGCCAGCAGCTTTGCAAAATGCAGTCCGCAGAACAGCCGCACCACCTGCTCCACCACCTGGGAGAGGGCGTGGGGCGCCAAATCCTGGAGGCCCTGGTAGTAGCCCCGGTAGGCCGAGGAGATGGCGACGACAAAAAGCGCCGGGCCGCAGGCGCGAAGCGAGGGCGCGGCAGAGCCCATGCCCAGGCTGTTCATGACAAAATTTGCGCCGAAATACAGCAGCGCACAGCCCGCCGCCCCCAGCACGGCCAAAAAGCGCAGGGAGACGAGAAAGACCTGATAGGCTTCCGCCGGCGCGCTGTCTGCCACGCGCTCGGCCACCATGCGCGCCACGGCAACCGAGATGCCCGCCGTGCAGGCCAGCAGGAGCATGGTATAGATGGGGTGCGCAAGCTGGTAGTTGCCCATGCCGCCCGCCCCCAGGATGTTGCCCAGCGGGATGCGGTATATCGCGCCCAAAACTTTGCTGATGATGCCTGCCGCTCCCAGCATGGCCGCGCTTTTGATGATGCTCTTTTTCGTCATATTCCCGCCTCCCTCTAGGCATGTTTATGCCAAAAGGCGCCCAAAAATGAGCCCGCAGGCGGTGGGAGAAGGTTAAGGGCGAGGGGCAAGGTCAAGGGCGGTGGGTGAACATGGGGAGCCGCTCCATGGAGCAAAGCGGTCAATGGGCGAAGGGCAGGGTCAAGGGCAGTGGGTGGACATGGGGGCAACGCCCCCATACCCCCTCATTTGGGAAAAACACAGCGAGAAAAGCTTGGGCCAGGTGATGGCAGGGCTGAATGAGTGGACAGGCTCAAGGACAGCAGTGGGCATGGGGAGCCGCTCCATGGAGTAAAGCGGTTGATGGGCGGCGGGCAGGGTCAAGGACAGTGGGTAAACATGGGGGCAACGCCCCCATACCCCCATGTATATTATAATGAAGGGAGATTGCGCGAAAAACACAGAATGCACGGGCAGGCATAGAAAGTTTCGCCGTCTTATCAATCGGGTATCGCTCTTTCCGGGTGCGGCGGGC is part of the Christensenellaceae bacterium 44-20 genome and encodes:
- the radA gene encoding DNA repair protein RadA, with protein sequence MAKQRSFYQCTQCGYECAKWMGKCPNCGSWNTLEEHLPAEAAPAHRSAMGSGASGAAPGKSVQLREIAGTKAPRRKTGIGELDRVLGGGIVAGSVVLAGGEPGIGKSTLFLQMADRLAQEASVLYISGEESGEQVAMRAERLGLNSPVKFLAETNLSVILATIHQEKPDFLIIDSIQTIYHEEITSAAGSVSQVRECAAALARMAKSTGTALFIIGHVTKDGNIAGPRVLEHLVDTVLYFEGERASSFRILRAVKNRFGSTNEIGVFDMGDQGMREVPNPSAILLGSREKAVPGACIYCALEGTRPVMLEVEALVSETSFGTPRRMAAGVDYNRMSLIIAVLEKKIGLKLYNQDVFVNVGGGMKVAEPALDLALAAAIVSSFRNRPIRPGTVLFGEIGLTGEIRHISQAEKRLAEAARMGMDRAILPSSNAKGLQTDLELAPVRTLSDALVQLF
- the ispF gene encoding 2-C-methyl-D-erythritol 2,4-cyclodiphosphate synthase — its product is MKVAGIVLAAGRGTRIGADKNKMLLSLANKTPLELTLQSCREATCLDEVVLVCKDSEREQMREIADAIFPEGEVILASGGATRQDSAYSGILAASSDCDILAVLDGARCFTTPELIENCVRSCVQHGSGVAGCWCTDTVKLADAEGCFLRTLDRNRLVLVETPQVFPREILKLAYEKAREDGFLGTDDSSLVERLGLHPRLVVSGGNNFKLTHPKDIVRGTQEVLGVRDLRIGQGYDIHALKEGRPFLLAGVRIESSLGLDGHSDADVLAHAVIDALLGAAGQRDIGEFFPDTDPAYRGADSMKLLEQVWAMLQAEGYALVNLDTTVFLEKPKLSPYKRKIIHRLAKALGAEQRSISVKAKTAEQFDAVGGGLACAASATCLMTKQKPN
- a CDS encoding RNA-binding S4 domain-containing protein — protein: MRVDKFLKVSRIIKRRTVAASAADGGRISVNGKEVKPGYRLKVGDEVTIGFGARPLKVRVKELRESTKKEDAERMYEVIE
- a CDS encoding HU family DNA-binding protein, encoding MNKTELIAAIAAKADLSKKDAEKALVAMTETIVEEIGKGEKVQIVGFGTFESRERAARKGINPLTKAPIEIAACTVPAFKAGKAFKDAVK
- the mazG gene encoding nucleoside triphosphate pyrophosphohydrolase, with the translated sequence MKLIGIGIGAAESLSLGAWEQMRAAGQLVLQTGRIPLAGWLREQGIRFETLDAFYEQAEDFEELVALALAHLRKMPDAALCLMGELSQHKLAAALAAEGLAGEIVPGMGFEQAALALCAGACSPGAVLCCPASEFGQSGFTGGSSLVLTELDNPYLAAELFSALSRFYPADAPCHLVHMGRRVDLPLRDFPSFPDFDYSTALVLDKPVFEQKACYDFSDLLAVIARLRAPGGCPWDREQTHQSLRTCLIEECYEVLEAIDAGDEFALADELGDVLLQVVMHAAIAGEHGQFDALDVADGICRKMIRRHPHIFGDAVAKDSAQVMQNWEAIKRREKAQKSLAQSLADVPAGMPALIRAQKIQKKAAQIGFDWPDYQGALEKVREEAQELCAALDGAGDAQEEAGDLLFSAVNLLRKLGIEAEPALLAACRKFTDRMAKMEILAKKQGLDLAKMPLSGQDALWERAKMCKKS
- the nifU gene encoding Fe-S cluster assembly scaffold protein NifU, which translates into the protein MSAYSEKVMDHFQHPRNMGEIENASGVGTVGNAKCGDIMRIFLDIDDAGIIRDVKFKTFGCGAAVATSSMATELVKGKSIEDALKITNAAVMEALDGLPPVKVHCSLLAEEAIHAALWDYAQKKGIKIQGLEKPKSDIHEGEEEEQEDY
- the nifS gene encoding cysteine desulfurase NifS: MQEVIYLDNAATTATRPEVVEAMLPYFTQHYGNPSTIYSLGQESHAAVDHAREVIAGSLGAKPEEIYFTAGGSESDNWAIKAAAEAYAKKGKHIITSKIEHHAVLHTCQYLEQHGFEVTYLDVDEYGKISLDELKAAIRPDTILISIMFANNEIGTIEPVAEIGKIAREAGVLFHTDAVQAYGQIPIDVDAMCIDMLSASGHKLNGPKGIGFLYIRRGLKLRSFVHGGAQERKRRAGTENVPGIVGLGKAAEIALKTMPERTAKERELRDYLIKAMLERVPYSRLNGHPADRLPGNANFCFRFVEGESLLMMLDMAGICGSSGSACTSGSLDPSHVLLAIGLPHEIAHGSLRLTLNEQNTKEQMDYVVENTARIIEQLRAMSPLYEDFVKKNAK
- a CDS encoding Rrf2 family transcriptional regulator produces the protein MKLSTKGRYGLRAIVDLAANSQSGAVCISSIAQRQNLSESYLEQLMSLLRKAGIIESVRGAGGGYRLARAPEQISVGEILRALEGDLNLVECSALMGEGQPCAAEETCVTKYVWQRITKSINQTVDEIFLAELLKEGNCAQGAKRFCESGKGE
- a CDS encoding polysaccharide biosynthesis protein: MTKKSIIKSAAMLGAAGIISKVLGAIYRIPLGNILGAGGMGNYQLAHPIYTMLLLACTAGISVAVARMVAERVADSAPAEAYQVFLVSLRFLAVLGAAGCALLYFGANFVMNSLGMGSAAPSLRACGPALFVVAISSAYRGYYQGLQDLAPHALSQVVEQVVRLFCGLHFAKLLAPMGTAYSAAGATIGMAVSEVACLAVMWAYHRKKGVRYVRDKQRWPARPILEKLLRIALPTTVGALAVSLVAGVDSLCALPQLRAAGFTADQATSLYGLYSGFVSPVVGLCSVFSGAISTSLLPAITAARIHGRKAAAHRQISLGMRLSMALGLPAMAILYLFAQPILQLMYRSLQGQELVQAAELLRLMAPGALFLLIMQVQTGVLQGMGRPGLPVLNILCGTVVKVAIGLPLLAIPALNIAGAAIGTVACYAICALLSVYCVMKFSGASFAFGDVAAKPALATAFMAAVAWQVYAALSHRGNTPALLAAALAAILVYGLCCYFMFRPKRGRREKA